AATCTGCTGATCACTAATCCGCGTGATATTCCTGGCTTCGTGAAAGAGCTGGGGAAATTCCCGTTTACCGCGATCACCGGCGTCAACACGCTGTTTAACGCGCTGCTTAACGATGAGCAGTTCAATAAACTCGATTTTTCCACGCTGCGTCTCTCTGCCGGTGGCGGGATGGCGGTGCAGAAGGTGGTGGCTGAGCGCTGGGAAAAGCTGACCGGACACTATCTGCTGGAAGGCTATGGCCTGACCGAATGCTCTCCGCTGGTGTCGGTCAATCCGTATGATATCAGCTGTCATACCGGCAGTATCGGCCTGCCGGTGCCCTCGACCGATGTGCGGATTCTGGATGACGCGGGCAATGAAGTGCCGCCGGGTGAGCCTGGCGAGCTCTGTATCAGCGGTCCGCAGGTGATGCTGGGCTACTGGCAGCACCCGGAAGCGACAGCGGAAGTGCTGAAAAATGGCTGGCTCCACAGCGGTGATATTGTTACCGTTGATCAGGAAGGCTTTATTCGCATCGTAGACCGTAAAAAAGATATGATTCTGGTCTCCGGTTTTAATGTCTATCCGAATGAAATCGAAGATGTGCTGATGCAGCATCCGAAAGTGCGCGAAGCCGCGGCGATTGGTGTGCCCAGCGATCTTTCTGGCGAAGCAGTCAAAGTCTGCATCGTGAAAAAAGATGCGTCGCTGACCAAAGAAGAGGTGCTTGACCACTGCCGCCGTCAGCTGACCGGATACAAGGTGCCGAAAATCATTGAGTTTCGTGATGAGTTACCGAAGACCAACGTTGGCAAGATCCTGCGGCGTGAGCTGCGCGACGAGGCGAAACCCGGCGCGAGCTGAATCCGGGCAGGAATTGAGGTTGAACGCCGGCATGTCCGGCGTTTTTATTGTGTTTAACATGGAGCGCCGCGCGTTGTTGGCTGCGGTGGAAATCAGACGTGAACTATTCCCTTATTGACCAGGATGATCAGCTGGCTGACGTGTGTCAGAAAGCGCGCCAGCACGCGGCGGTGGCACTGGATACCGAGTTTGTCCGCACCCGCACTTACTACCCGCAGCTTGGCCTGATCCAGCTGTTCGACGATCATCAGCTGGTGCTGATTGACCCGCTGAATATCCGTGACTGGTCACCGTTTATTGCTTTACTGACCGACACCAGCGTCACCAAATTCCTGCATGCCGGCGGTGAAGATCTGGAAGTCTTCCTGCACCGTTTCGGCGTGCTGCCAACCCCGATGATCGACACCCAGATTCTGGCTGCCTTCTCCGGACAGCCACTCTCCTGGGGCTTCGCTTCGATGGTGGCGCATTTCACCCAGGTGGAACTCGATAAAAGTGAATCCCGTACCGACTGGCTGGCACGTCCTCTGACCCAGCGTCAGTGCGAGTATGCGGCGGCGGACGTGCACTACCTCCTGCCGATTGCCCGTCAGCTGATGATCAACACGGAAGAGGCCGGCAACATGGCGGCGGCGCTCAGTGAGTGCGATAACCTGTGTCAGCGTCGTCTCGACAGCCTGTCACCGGAGGAAGCCTGGCGTGATATCACCAATGCCTGGCAACTGCGCCCGCGTCAGCTGGCGGCACTCCAGCGGCTGGCGTCCTGGCGTCTGAAACTGGCGCGTGAAAAGGATATGGCGGTGAACTTTGTGGTGCGTGAAGAGCATCTGTGGAAAGTGGCGCGCTTTATGCCGGGTTCACTGGGTGAGCTGGATCATCTGGGGCTGTCAGGCCACGAAATCCGTTTCCACGGCAAAACGCTGGTGGCGCTGGTAGCCGAAGCGGAGGCGCTGGATGAGAGTGACTTGCCGGCACCGCTGGCCAATCTGATCGATCATCCGCACTACAAGCAGGTGTTCAAGGCGATGAAAGCGCTGGTGCAGCAGGTCAGCGAGCAGAGTGGGTTCAGTCAGGAGTTACTGGCGTCACGACGTCAGATTAATCAGGTATTAAGTCAGCACTGGGGCCTGAAGCCGCAGGGACGTCAGCCGGAGTTACTCACCGGATGGCGGGGCGAACTGCTGAAACCCGGCATAGAAGAAATTCTGGCGGGGTGTTAACCGGTTAAATTTCCCCTGCCAGAGCGCAGGGGAAATTCAGGAAACGGTCAGCGTCATTTAGTCACTTCATCCGTTTCCGGTAGCGTCACGTTCAGCTCCAGAATTGAGATATCATCACCTTTCTGATCGAGCTGAACCGTCACCATTTCTGGATCGATCTTCACATATCTGCAAATCACTTCCAGAATGTCGCGCTTAAGTTGCGGAAGATAGTGGGGCTCACTGTCGCCCCTTCTCCGTTCTGCCACGATAATCTGCAGCCTTTCCTTGGCTATATTGGCAGTGTTCTTCTTCCGGGATAAAAAGAAATCAAGTAATGCCATGGTTTATCCCCCGAACAGGCGTTTCAGGAAACCCTTCTTCTCTTCTTCGATAAAGCGGAAGGGGCGTACTTCACCGAGCAACCGTTCAACGGTATCGGCATAGGCTTTGCCAGCATCAGATTCGCCGTCAAGAATCACCGGCTCGCCCTGGTTAGAGGCACGTAACACCGATTGATCTTCAGGAATCACGCCGACCAGAGGAATGCGCAGGATTTCCAGCACATCTTCCATGCTCAGCATATCGCCACGGTTCACCCGGCCAGGGTTATAACGGGTCAGCAGCAGATGCTCCTTCACCGGGTCCTGACTGTTTTCAGCGCGACGGGATTTGGATGAGATGATGCCAAGGATACGGTCGGAGTCACGGACAGAAGAGACTTCCGGGTTGGTGGTGATAATGGCTTCATCGGCAAAGTAGAGCGCCATCAGTGCGCCGGTTTCAATCCCTGCGGGTGAATCGCAGACGATGAAGTCGAACTCCATTGCCGCTAAATCGTTCAGGACTTTTTCAACACCTTCACGGGTCAGTGCATCTTTATCGCGGGTCTGCGATGCAGGCAGGATGTAGAGCAGTTCGGTGCGCTTGTCGCGAATCAGCGCCTGGTTCAGTGTGGCATCGCCCTGGATGACGTTGACGAAGTCGTAGACCACACGGCGTTCACAGCCCATGATCAAATCCAGATTACGCAGACCGATATCGAAGTCGATGACAACCGTCTTTTTGCCTTTCTGCGCTAAACCGGTGGCGATGGCCGCGCTTGACGTGGTCTTACCAACGCCCCCTTTACCGGATGTAACTACAATAATGCGTGCCATAAATGTTGATTTCCTTAACAAAAGAAAAGGGGCCTAATTAAGTGTCTGGATAGTCAGCGCGCCATCCTGCAGGCACAGGCGCGCAGCTTTACCAAAAAATTCTTGCGGGATCTGATCCATGATCCAGTACTCTCCGGCAATCGAGACCAGCTCGGCCGCCAGGTTGGTACAAAAAATCTGGCAGTTCTGGTCACCGCTGGCACCTGCCAGCGCGCGACCACGCATCATGCCGTAAATATGAATGTTGCCATCGGCGACCAGTTCGGCGCCGGCGCTGACGCTGCTGGTGATAATCAAATCAGCGTCACGCGCATAAATCTGCTGGCCTGAGCGCACCGGGGTGTTCACGATGCGGGTTTTCGTTGCCACCGTCTCGGTTACAACCGGCTGAGGTTCAGGTATCGATGCCGGCTGTGGCGCTTCAGCGCGCGGTCTGGCCTCTTTACCTTCTGCCAGTACCGGCAGGCCTGCACGGGAGATCATGCGTTTCAGTGCGTCATTTTTGCAGCCGCTTACGCCGACGATGCGTAAACCGGTGGCGAGAATCGCCTGCTGCATCTGTTTCCAGTTAACATCGGCACTCAATGTGGCGACGTTAAGTACAACCGGGGCGTTTTTCAGGAAATCCGGAGCCTGGTCGATCTTGTCCTGGAGTGCCTTGCGAATCACCGCAGGGTCATGGTGATGCAAATGGACGACAGACAGGGTGAAACTGCTACCTTTGAATTCGATTGGCGTTTGCGACATCTGTCCCGACTCAGTCCTGTTTTCACTACCGTTAGCAAGGCGATGATAAAATCATCGTTGAAGCGCTAACGGTGAATATTCGAAGTTCTGCAAGCATGTTATAGTTACCGCTATATTCAGACAAGCCTCAACGCCGGTTAATTCGAGTAAAAAATATGTTTTGTGTGATCTACAGAAGCCCGTTACGTGACCAGACTTATCTTTATGTTGAAAAAAAGGACGATTTTTCGCGCGTTCCTGCAGAATTGCTGAAAGGATTTGGCAAGCCACAGCTGGCAATGGTGCTGAAGCTGGCGGGCCGCGACAGGCTGGCTAATGCGGATATCAATAAAGTGAAGCAGGGGTTGAGTGAGCAGGGCTATTATTTACAGCTGCCTCCGCCGATTGAAAGTCTGCTAAAAATTCATTTAGAGGCCGATAAAAAAGTTTAACTCGGATTCTTCTGTAAATATAAATCCTGTCGGTGCGATCCTGGCAGGATAATATTGTTCTGAAGCGGCGCAAAATTAACGGCGCAGCTTATCTGTTATACTCATTACTAAATTACCTGCGCATTTTTTTTCCCCGATTTGGTCGATTATTCAGCATTCCAGCGCCTCCATTTACGCTTTTTGACAAATTCCGCACACCGGACCGTTAAAAGGATCTTATTATCACGCCATGAGGTTGGCTCTCGATCAACGCATAAGCAAACATCAACCCGCCAGCAGCGCTGGCATCACACCTAACCTGAACAGGGGATGAGCATGTATCAGCATCGTAACTGGCAAGGCGCCTTGTTAGATTTTCCGGTCAGCAAAGTGGTTTGCGTCGGCAGTAATTATGCAAAACACATCAAAGAGATGGGCAGTGCAACACCAACTGAACCGGTGATCTTTATCAAGCCGGAGACGTCGCTGTGTGATTTACGCCAGCCGCTCTCGATTCCTGACGCTTTTGGCGAGGTCCATCACGAAGTGGAACTGGCGGTGCTGATCGGCGCGACCCTGAAGCAGGCGACTGAGGAGCATGTGGCTAAGGCGATTGCAGGCTATGGCGTGGCGCTGGATCTGACATTGCGTGACCTGCAGTCCGGGCTGAAAAAAGCGGGCCAGCCATGGGAGAAATCCAAGGGCTTTGATAACGCCTGTCCTGTCTCCGGTTTTATTCCGGTGTCTGAGTTCAGTGGCGACCCGCAGAATGTCGAACTGAAGCTGGTGGTGAACGGTGAAGTGCGTCAGCATGGCAATACCGAAGACATGATTCATAAAATCCTGCCGCTGATTGCCCACATGAGCCACTACTTTACCCTGCGTGCTGGCGATGTGATTCTGACCGGTACGCCAGAAGGGGTTGGTCCGATGCGTTCGGGTGACCAGTTGGAAGTCTCCCTGGCGGGTCACGGGATCAGCACACGCGTACTCTAAAAACTTGCATCACCGCAGCATAGGCTTTATAAGGTGCGGTTCAGGCACAAACCGGACAAATCATCATGACTGACACCCCTTTCTGGCAACAAAAACGCCTGGCACAAATGAGCGATGAGGAATGGGAATCCTTGTGTGATGGTTGTGGGCAGTGTTGCCTGAACAAGTTGCAGGATGCCGACACCGATGAGATCTATTTCACCAATGTCGCCTGCGATCAGCTCAATATTAAAACCTGCCAGTGCCGTAACTATGAGCGCCGCTTTGAACTTGAAGAGGATTGCATCAAGTTAACGCGTGAGAATCTGACCACCTTTAACTGGCTGCCGCGCACCTGTGCTTACCGGCTGCTGGGTGAGGGCAAAGATTTACCCGCCTGGCATCCGCTGCGGGCCGGTTCGAAAACCGCGATGCATGCGCAGCGTATTTCGGTGCGTTATATAGCAGTGCGGGAGAGTGAAGTGCGGGACTGGGAAGATCACATCATTGATCGTCCCGATCGCAACGGCTAAGCGCCGCGGCATCGACCCGAATAGCAAAAAGGCTGCCAGTGGCAGCCTTTTTTGATCTCAGCGACCAAAAAGATCGCGGCGTTTCGGTTTCAGGGGCTGGGCGATCAGCACCAGCGCCGCAACGAGCAGATAACCGGCGAAGACCCCGATCATCCACTGCGGCATGCTGAGCGTCAGGAACGTCCAGCTGCGTTCTGCGCAGTCACCGCTGGCCAGAAACACCGACGGCAGCCACTTATCCAGCGGTAATCCGCTTGGGAAGCGGGCAGCAAAATCACAGGTGGTGAACGGGTTAGGGTGCAGCTGAATCATTGTATGTTCGTAAGAGAGACGCAGACCTTCCCAGGCACTGTAGATCCACAGCGCCAGCGCCGCCAGACGCAATGGCGACTTCGGCGCAATTGCGCCCACCAGGCCCGCGCCCAGCACACCAAACAGCGCATTACGCTCATAGATACACATCACGCAGGGCTTAAGACCCATCACGTGCTGAAAAAAGAGTGCCGTCAATTCCAGTGCAAGAGCTGTCAGTACCAGTAATAACCAGGCTCCGCGACCCCGTGAACATTGATTCAGATATCGCAACATATTGCATTCCCTGTAAACGTTAATGCCACGCAGTGTAAACCAAAAGCGTTTACAAACCAGCCAGGGACAGGGAAAAATCGTGTGCAAACATGACCTGATTCTGATCCAGAGCAGGTTAAATGAGAATTGCTGGAGGCCGGAGCTGCGGATGCCATGTCAGCCAACAGGTGAAAATCGGGAAGGCTGAGCGTATCCGTCGCGATCGGCAGCAAGCGAAACGGCAGAGGCAGACCAGACGCGGCGAATAACCCGCGCTTCCAGAACGACATTTTGCGGCGCGGGTACACGCATCGTTTCAGCACGGAAAATCGTATCAAATGACACTCGTCTCAAAGCAGCAGAATTAACTGTCAGCCATTCTGAAATATGCGCCCGCGCCCGGTTTTAATAGTTATGCAGGCTATATCCGCTATAGGGCGTCTGGTATGATGAGTCCTCATCATGATTAGAAAAGCAACGAGAACACATTGCTATGGTTATAAAGGCTCAGAGTCCAGCGGGATTTGCTGAAGAGTATATTATTGAAAGCATCTGGAACAGTCGCTTTCCACCTGGATCGATTCTTCCTGCTGAGCGTGAGCTTTCTGAATTGATAGGGGTGACGCGCACCACCTTACGTGAAGTGCTGCAGCGCCTGGCGCGCGACGGCTGGCTGACGATTCAGCACGGCAAACCGACGCGGGTGAATGATTTCTGGGAAACGTCCGGGCTGAATATTCTGGAAACGCTGGCCCGTCTCGATCACGACAGCGTTCCGGTGCTGATTGATAACCTGCTATCTGTCCGCAGTAATATTTCCTCGATCTTTATCAGCCGTGCGCTGCGCCATCATCCGGACAAAGCGCGTGAAGTACTGGAGACGGTGAGTGCCGCAGCCGATCAGGCGGATGCCTATACCGAACTCGACTACCGGGTGTTCCGTGGTCTGGCGTTTGCTTCAGGTAACCCGATTTACGGTCTGATACTGAATGGCCTGAAAGGTCTCTACACCCGCGTTGGCCGTCACTACTTCTCTAATCCGGAAGCCCGTCAGGTCGCGCGCGATTTCTATCTCAAACTGCTGGCGCTGTGCGACAAAGAACCCGGACAGGATGAGATTGTGGACGTGGTGCGCAACTACGGCCGCCGCAGCGGGGAAATCTGGCATAGCATGCAGAAGAATCTGCCCGAAGACCTCGGCAACAAGCGCTAAAAAAACCGGACATCGCGTCCGGTTTTTTGTTTCTGACTGGTCAGCATTGTCGGTCAGAGTGAAGAACCGCGTGGTGGATTGCGATCCAGCAGCTCCACACTGCCATCCTCATTCTGCTGTTCCAGAATCACATCAAATCCCCACAGACGATGCACATGCTTCAGCACCTCGCGACGGCTCTTGTCCAGCGGCGTGCGACTCTGCGGCACATAGCGCAGGGTCAGCGAACGGTCACCGCGCACATCCACGTTATAGACCTGAATATTGGGTTCGAGATTACTCAGGTTGTATTGCGCAGAAAGCTGCTGGCGAATCGCCCGGTAGCCCGCCTCATCGTGGATCGCGGCGATTTCGAGATAGTTGTTGCGGTCATCATCCAGCACGGTAAACAGCCGGAAGTCACGCATCACTTTCGGCGACAGGAACTGGCTGATAAAACTCTCATCCTTGAACTCACGCATCGCAAAATGCAGCGTTTCTAACCAGTCTGAACCGGCGATATCCGGGAACCAGTAGCGATCCTCTTCGGTCGGCGACTGACAGATACGCTTGATATCCTGCATCATCGCAAAGCCTAAGGCGTAAGGGTTGATGCCGTTATACCACTGACTGTTATAGGGTGGCTGAAACACGACGTTGGTATGGCTGTGCAGGAACTCCATCATAAAGCGTTCCGACACTTTGCCTTCGTCATAGAGGTGATTCAGGATGGTGTAGTGCCAGAACGTCGCCCAGCCTTCATTCATGACCTGGGTCTGTTTCTGCGGATAGAAATACTGGCTCACCTTGCGCACGATGCGCAGGATCTCACGCTGCCATGACTCCAGCAGCGGCGCGTTCTTCTCCATAAAATAGAGCAGGTTTTCCTGCGGCTCAGAAGGGTAGCGCGCAGCTTCAAAGGCCACGGCTTCTGTCTCACGCCGAGGCAGCGTGCGCCATAGGGTATTCACCTGACTCTGCAGATACTCTTCACGGCTTTTCTGCCGCGCTTTCTCTTCCTGCAGAGAGATCTTCTGCGGGCGTTTATAGCGATCGACACCATAATTCATTAAGGCATGGCAGGAGTCGAGCAGTCGTTCAACCTCTTCAACGCCATAGCGCTCTTCGCAGTCACTGATATAGTTTTTGGCAAAAAGCAGGTAATCGACAATCGATCCGGCATCCGTCCAGCTGCGGAACAGATAGTTATTTTTGAAGAAAGAGTTATGGCCATAGCAGGCGTGCGCCATCACCAGCGCCTGCATGGTCATGGTGTTCTCTTCCATCAGGTAGGCGATGCAGGGGTTGGAGTTGATGACAATTTCATAGGCCAGGCCCTGCTGACCATGCTTATAGCGCTGCTCGGTCTCAATAAATTTTTTGCCGAATGACCAGTGCGAATAGTTTATCGGCATGCCGACGCTGGAATAGGCATCCATCATCTGTTCAGAGGTGATGACTTCGATTTGGTGCGGGTAGGTATCAAGCCGGTAGAGTTTAGCGACCCGATCGATCTCTGCTAAGTAGACATCGAGCAGTTCGAATGTCCAGTCTGGTCCGTCATTGAGTCGTTTGCTGTCTCTGATGGCTTCGTCAAAGATTGTCGTCATAGCGCACCTCTTTTTTGCAAACCGGCTGACCCGAAAGACAACCCGTTCTGGTTATTTAAGGCTTCATCCTGCAAAAGGGAACCCGAAAAAAACTGAGCGAACACAACAATGATAGCCCACTGTCGCTTATCCGAAATGCGAACTCAAACGAATTCTTTGGCACAAAATCATTAAGACGGGTGTGGCAGAGAATTTAATAGCCTTAAATTCGAACCTTATTTCAAAACGCGGAATATCATCCTGTTTATAAGCGGAATGTATGGGGTTGAAGCATTCTCCTGCCATGCGCAGATTTAACTGCTTCCGTTGTCATTTATTTCTGTGTTTATGGATTAAGGCGCATAAAGCGCTGAAATTGGCCGTGCGACAAGATTTTAGTTACCTGAAAAGTGAAAAAGATGTGAAATGGATGCTGAATTTATGGGGTGGTGTCCGCTGTGTAAATCCGCTGACTATCATCTTCTTAACAGTGAATTATGCTTTTACATGCCGGGTGGGGGAGCTATGCACGTTGTCATTCTTGGAAGTGGTGTGGTTGGCGTCGCAAGCGCCTGGTATCTGGCGCGTGCCGGCCATCAGGTCACCGTCATCGATCGTCAGCCCGCCGCGGCGATGGAGACCAGCGCAGGCAATGCCGGTCAGATCTCACCGGGCTATGCCGCACCCTGGGCAGCGCCTGGCGTGCCGCTGAAAGCGGTGAAGTGGATGTTCCAGCGCCACGCGCC
This genomic window from Pantoea sp. Lij88 contains:
- the fadD gene encoding long-chain-fatty-acid--CoA ligase FadD; this encodes MNKVWLKRYPADVPAEISADRYTSLVDLFEQAAKRYADQPAFVNMGQKMSYRQLEEKSRAFAAYLQQQLGLKAGDRVALMMPNLLQYPVALFGVLRAGMVVVNVNPLYTPRELKHQLNDSGASAIVIVSNFAHTLEKVVADTAVRHVILTRMGDQLAPIKATLVNFVVKYVKKLVPKYHLPGAISFRQVLEVGATLDYQRPTVSNDDLAFLQYTGGTTGVAKGAMLTHRNMQANLEQTRATYGKVLRDGKEFVVTALPLYHIFALTVNGLLFLELGGQNLLITNPRDIPGFVKELGKFPFTAITGVNTLFNALLNDEQFNKLDFSTLRLSAGGGMAVQKVVAERWEKLTGHYLLEGYGLTECSPLVSVNPYDISCHTGSIGLPVPSTDVRILDDAGNEVPPGEPGELCISGPQVMLGYWQHPEATAEVLKNGWLHSGDIVTVDQEGFIRIVDRKKDMILVSGFNVYPNEIEDVLMQHPKVREAAAIGVPSDLSGEAVKVCIVKKDASLTKEEVLDHCRRQLTGYKVPKIIEFRDELPKTNVGKILRRELRDEAKPGAS
- the rnd gene encoding ribonuclease D; this translates as MNYSLIDQDDQLADVCQKARQHAAVALDTEFVRTRTYYPQLGLIQLFDDHQLVLIDPLNIRDWSPFIALLTDTSVTKFLHAGGEDLEVFLHRFGVLPTPMIDTQILAAFSGQPLSWGFASMVAHFTQVELDKSESRTDWLARPLTQRQCEYAAADVHYLLPIARQLMINTEEAGNMAAALSECDNLCQRRLDSLSPEEAWRDITNAWQLRPRQLAALQRLASWRLKLAREKDMAVNFVVREEHLWKVARFMPGSLGELDHLGLSGHEIRFHGKTLVALVAEAEALDESDLPAPLANLIDHPHYKQVFKAMKALVQQVSEQSGFSQELLASRRQINQVLSQHWGLKPQGRQPELLTGWRGELLKPGIEEILAGC
- the minE gene encoding cell division topological specificity factor MinE, producing the protein MALLDFFLSRKKNTANIAKERLQIIVAERRRGDSEPHYLPQLKRDILEVICRYVKIDPEMVTVQLDQKGDDISILELNVTLPETDEVTK
- the minD gene encoding septum site-determining protein MinD, with the translated sequence MARIIVVTSGKGGVGKTTSSAAIATGLAQKGKKTVVIDFDIGLRNLDLIMGCERRVVYDFVNVIQGDATLNQALIRDKRTELLYILPASQTRDKDALTREGVEKVLNDLAAMEFDFIVCDSPAGIETGALMALYFADEAIITTNPEVSSVRDSDRILGIISSKSRRAENSQDPVKEHLLLTRYNPGRVNRGDMLSMEDVLEILRIPLVGVIPEDQSVLRASNQGEPVILDGESDAGKAYADTVERLLGEVRPFRFIEEEKKGFLKRLFGG
- the minC gene encoding septum site-determining protein MinC; translation: MSQTPIEFKGSSFTLSVVHLHHHDPAVIRKALQDKIDQAPDFLKNAPVVLNVATLSADVNWKQMQQAILATGLRIVGVSGCKNDALKRMISRAGLPVLAEGKEARPRAEAPQPASIPEPQPVVTETVATKTRIVNTPVRSGQQIYARDADLIITSSVSAGAELVADGNIHIYGMMRGRALAGASGDQNCQIFCTNLAAELVSIAGEYWIMDQIPQEFFGKAARLCLQDGALTIQTLN
- a CDS encoding YcgL domain-containing protein; the protein is MFCVIYRSPLRDQTYLYVEKKDDFSRVPAELLKGFGKPQLAMVLKLAGRDRLANADINKVKQGLSEQGYYLQLPPPIESLLKIHLEADKKV
- a CDS encoding fumarylacetoacetate hydrolase family protein; the protein is MYQHRNWQGALLDFPVSKVVCVGSNYAKHIKEMGSATPTEPVIFIKPETSLCDLRQPLSIPDAFGEVHHEVELAVLIGATLKQATEEHVAKAIAGYGVALDLTLRDLQSGLKKAGQPWEKSKGFDNACPVSGFIPVSEFSGDPQNVELKLVVNGEVRQHGNTEDMIHKILPLIAHMSHYFTLRAGDVILTGTPEGVGPMRSGDQLEVSLAGHGISTRVL
- a CDS encoding YcgN family cysteine cluster protein is translated as MTDTPFWQQKRLAQMSDEEWESLCDGCGQCCLNKLQDADTDEIYFTNVACDQLNIKTCQCRNYERRFELEEDCIKLTRENLTTFNWLPRTCAYRLLGEGKDLPAWHPLRAGSKTAMHAQRISVRYIAVRESEVRDWEDHIIDRPDRNG
- the dsbB gene encoding disulfide bond formation protein DsbB, whose translation is MLRYLNQCSRGRGAWLLLVLTALALELTALFFQHVMGLKPCVMCIYERNALFGVLGAGLVGAIAPKSPLRLAALALWIYSAWEGLRLSYEHTMIQLHPNPFTTCDFAARFPSGLPLDKWLPSVFLASGDCAERSWTFLTLSMPQWMIGVFAGYLLVAALVLIAQPLKPKRRDLFGR
- the fadR gene encoding fatty acid metabolism transcriptional regulator FadR encodes the protein MVIKAQSPAGFAEEYIIESIWNSRFPPGSILPAERELSELIGVTRTTLREVLQRLARDGWLTIQHGKPTRVNDFWETSGLNILETLARLDHDSVPVLIDNLLSVRSNISSIFISRALRHHPDKAREVLETVSAAADQADAYTELDYRVFRGLAFASGNPIYGLILNGLKGLYTRVGRHYFSNPEARQVARDFYLKLLALCDKEPGQDEIVDVVRNYGRRSGEIWHSMQKNLPEDLGNKR
- a CDS encoding SpoVR family protein, translating into MTTIFDEAIRDSKRLNDGPDWTFELLDVYLAEIDRVAKLYRLDTYPHQIEVITSEQMMDAYSSVGMPINYSHWSFGKKFIETEQRYKHGQQGLAYEIVINSNPCIAYLMEENTMTMQALVMAHACYGHNSFFKNNYLFRSWTDAGSIVDYLLFAKNYISDCEERYGVEEVERLLDSCHALMNYGVDRYKRPQKISLQEEKARQKSREEYLQSQVNTLWRTLPRRETEAVAFEAARYPSEPQENLLYFMEKNAPLLESWQREILRIVRKVSQYFYPQKQTQVMNEGWATFWHYTILNHLYDEGKVSERFMMEFLHSHTNVVFQPPYNSQWYNGINPYALGFAMMQDIKRICQSPTEEDRYWFPDIAGSDWLETLHFAMREFKDESFISQFLSPKVMRDFRLFTVLDDDRNNYLEIAAIHDEAGYRAIRQQLSAQYNLSNLEPNIQVYNVDVRGDRSLTLRYVPQSRTPLDKSRREVLKHVHRLWGFDVILEQQNEDGSVELLDRNPPRGSSL